The Teredinibacter sp. KSP-S5-2 genome includes a window with the following:
- a CDS encoding FHA domain-containing protein — protein MAIVIELLSFNRRVRHRHYFQHGEIGIGRGYDNEVVLDDIHADAYHATLRVTTDKQMLLVDNHSVNGIRDKKHRLLGSHIALKSGDEFFLGKTRIRVVDTECAMPDAVTLNADSWVRKVANSTLVGFVLLCLLLLVDGYDSYIATTEELKYKDVFKALVMYAGVVVGLATFLSFVGKVIRREWRFGFHLFLICFLMSLASIQQWIIHLLAFNFSIASYAWLVDAFFIGLWVYLFMMGISQSVFLIKPLHMRAMTIAIAGILVLLSVSDKLFVNPDKFVSIPVYTKLFRPEPYRLREPMSEADFMQKAQAVFDIDVDK, from the coding sequence ATGGCAATAGTTATTGAGTTGTTGAGCTTCAATCGCCGTGTGCGTCATCGCCATTATTTTCAGCATGGGGAAATTGGAATTGGTCGAGGCTACGATAATGAAGTGGTGCTAGACGATATCCATGCGGATGCCTATCACGCAACATTACGTGTTACGACAGATAAGCAAATGCTGCTGGTGGATAACCATTCGGTAAATGGTATTCGGGATAAAAAGCATCGCTTACTTGGTTCCCATATTGCGCTTAAATCTGGTGACGAGTTTTTTTTAGGCAAGACTCGAATTCGTGTAGTCGACACTGAATGCGCAATGCCGGATGCGGTGACGCTCAACGCGGATAGCTGGGTAAGAAAGGTTGCTAACAGTACGCTGGTTGGTTTTGTGCTGTTGTGTTTGCTGCTGTTAGTGGATGGCTATGATTCTTATATCGCTACTACTGAAGAATTGAAATATAAGGATGTATTTAAAGCTCTGGTGATGTACGCCGGAGTGGTGGTTGGTTTGGCAACTTTTTTAAGTTTTGTCGGCAAAGTTATTCGGCGCGAGTGGCGTTTTGGTTTTCATCTGTTTTTAATTTGTTTTCTAATGAGTCTGGCCAGTATTCAGCAGTGGATAATTCACCTGTTGGCATTTAATTTCTCTATCGCTTCTTATGCTTGGTTGGTGGATGCCTTCTTTATCGGTTTGTGGGTGTACCTCTTTATGATGGGGATCAGTCAAAGTGTTTTTCTGATCAAACCTTTGCATATGCGGGCCATGACGATAGCAATAGCCGGGATTCTTGTCTTGTTGTCGGTGTCGGATAAGTTGTTTGTTAACCCGGATAAATTTGTTTCCATACCGGTATACACCAAGCTGTTCCGGCCTGAGCCCTACCGTTTACGCGAGCCGATGTCTGAAGCGGATTTTATGCAGAAAGCACAAGCGGTTTTCGATATTGACGTGGATAAATAG
- a CDS encoding serine protease: MALTAEEIFQLNQNRLLQIKLVEIESDSKSSLGSGFVVAQETMVATNYHVVSQAVSAPDKYRIEYLREDGSTGELQLWYIDIVNDLALLTSETPIAEPLKIEANAPRKGAKIFALGNPMDLGMTVVPGTYNGLTEHSFYKRIHFSGSVNSGMSGGPVLNEAGNVVGVNVATAGNQMSFLIPANKLNPMIHTSLMVEKESLLDYAAKQLETSQSDLMKVLLGNKWKLEKLGEVMVPGEVGDVVSCWGRSTRGDNKKEDAAIVEISKGCSLQDSIYISSHMTTGSIEYEFYWYEAENLADKRFTKFIEKNMGGYPGNRVGKEDATEFKCEEAFTTLPGVEDPSALVKTVYCARRYKEFSELYDVFYLRFAKRGGKALISHFTLAGVTQASANQFTERFLESVTWQ, translated from the coding sequence GTGGCGTTGACTGCCGAGGAGATTTTTCAATTAAACCAAAATCGGCTGTTGCAAATAAAACTGGTTGAAATTGAATCAGATAGTAAATCGTCTTTGGGATCAGGTTTTGTGGTCGCTCAGGAAACCATGGTGGCGACCAATTATCATGTGGTGTCGCAGGCGGTTTCCGCACCGGATAAATACCGTATTGAATATTTGCGTGAGGATGGCTCAACAGGCGAGCTTCAGCTTTGGTATATCGATATTGTGAATGACTTGGCGTTGTTGACCAGCGAGACGCCGATCGCTGAACCGCTCAAAATTGAAGCAAACGCACCGCGAAAAGGGGCAAAGATTTTTGCTTTGGGTAACCCCATGGATTTGGGAATGACGGTGGTGCCCGGTACTTATAATGGGTTAACCGAGCACTCGTTTTACAAACGAATTCATTTCTCCGGTTCGGTTAATTCCGGTATGAGTGGTGGGCCTGTGTTGAACGAGGCCGGTAACGTGGTCGGTGTTAACGTGGCCACGGCTGGAAATCAGATGAGTTTTTTGATTCCCGCAAATAAATTAAACCCGATGATTCATACGAGCTTGATGGTTGAGAAAGAATCCTTATTGGATTATGCGGCCAAGCAGTTGGAAACAAGTCAGTCTGATTTGATGAAGGTTTTATTGGGGAATAAATGGAAGTTGGAGAAGTTGGGCGAGGTGATGGTGCCGGGTGAAGTCGGTGATGTGGTGTCTTGCTGGGGGCGTTCAACTCGCGGTGATAATAAGAAGGAAGACGCGGCAATAGTCGAAATTTCCAAAGGTTGCTCTCTACAGGACAGTATTTATATTAGTAGCCATATGACCACTGGCAGCATTGAGTACGAGTTTTATTGGTACGAAGCTGAAAACCTGGCAGATAAACGTTTTACCAAGTTTATTGAAAAAAATATGGGCGGCTACCCCGGAAATAGGGTAGGGAAAGAGGACGCGACGGAGTTTAAATGCGAGGAAGCGTTTACCACATTGCCGGGTGTTGAGGATCCATCAGCCCTAGTCAAAACGGTGTACTGTGCTCGCCGTTATAAAGAGTTTTCCGAGTTGTACGATGTGTTTTATTTGCGCTTTGCCAAACGTGGAGGTAAGGCGTTGATCAGTCACTTTACTTTGGCTGGAGTGACGCAAGCGTCGGCTAACCAGTTTACGGAACGATTTCTGGAGAGCGTAACATGGCAATAG
- a CDS encoding DUF5992 family protein, which yields MKGLLLGIFISLFSVNVFSNAWSPPLIVESVFTEGSTDIVSIETSGGAVYSSGCTANQWIFVADSEDRRNRAFSLAMAALASGKKVSFWYSSSTCAAWNYHQGTSIKLIK from the coding sequence TTGAAAGGTTTATTATTGGGTATATTTATTTCATTATTTTCAGTTAATGTTTTTTCTAATGCATGGTCACCTCCGTTGATAGTAGAAAGTGTGTTTACCGAAGGTTCAACAGATATTGTTTCAATAGAAACTTCTGGTGGAGCGGTTTATTCTTCCGGTTGTACAGCTAATCAGTGGATATTTGTAGCTGATAGCGAAGATCGCAGAAATAGGGCTTTTAGCTTAGCTATGGCGGCACTTGCAAGTGGTAAGAAGGTGTCATTTTGGTATAGTTCCAGTACGTGTGCTGCATGGAATTATCACCAGGGAACATCAATAAAATTAATTAAGTAA
- a CDS encoding CPCC family cysteine-rich protein yields the protein MFEKVVSIFKNKKPEWYEPDDLTPREQCPCCDYISLPERGNYLICPICFWEDDGHDVDELDEGSGPNHGVTLREGRHNFKEFGACELAMKKHVLPESERKNYEFKPRNL from the coding sequence ATGTTTGAGAAAGTTGTTAGTATTTTTAAAAATAAGAAACCTGAATGGTACGAGCCTGATGATCTGACTCCTAGAGAGCAATGTCCATGTTGTGATTATATATCGTTACCTGAGCGGGGAAATTATCTAATATGCCCAATATGTTTTTGGGAAGACGATGGCCATGATGTGGATGAGCTTGATGAAGGATCTGGCCCCAATCACGGCGTTACGCTAAGAGAAGGTCGTCATAACTTTAAAGAATTTGGAGCATGTGAGCTGGCGATGAAAAAGCATGTGCTTCCCGAAAGCGAACGAAAGAACTATGAATTTAAACCGAGAAACTTATAA
- a CDS encoding YcxB family protein has translation MQPFTTQFVLSKEYLAECFDQTLPYGKSAKPNFMLPIALFAAGVGVVYIADQVKVLGFMLIALAVLELVHIRYRRSWWLIRQTLGRSFNCEVQLTIDDGGIQTKTPYTETVVQWKDLIEVIETELGIILVVKSGGRQYLSKSILPDDLVGVVLAGNND, from the coding sequence ATGCAGCCGTTTACTACCCAATTTGTTTTATCTAAGGAATACCTCGCTGAGTGTTTCGATCAGACACTGCCTTACGGGAAAAGTGCGAAGCCGAATTTTATGCTCCCCATTGCACTTTTTGCTGCTGGTGTGGGTGTGGTGTATATAGCGGATCAAGTGAAGGTACTTGGTTTTATGTTAATTGCCTTGGCCGTACTGGAGTTAGTTCATATTCGATATCGACGCTCCTGGTGGCTAATAAGGCAGACGTTAGGGCGAAGTTTTAATTGTGAAGTGCAACTGACTATCGATGATGGCGGTATACAAACCAAAACACCTTACACAGAAACGGTAGTGCAGTGGAAAGACCTGATAGAAGTTATCGAAACCGAGTTGGGAATTATTCTGGTTGTTAAATCTGGAGGCAGGCAGTACCTTTCCAAGTCGATACTGCCGGATGATTTAGTTGGTGTCGTGCTTGCTGGAAATAATGATTGA
- a CDS encoding RtcB family protein: protein MPVKIELNKNASNGHHPVKIYTRDVEQGALTQLKNLAQLPIIHSHISAMPDVHMGVGATVGSVIPTLSAIIPAAVGVDIGCGMSAVRITVKSAQLPDNLSQMRSAIERAVPVGLRAHKQVSVRMSACKRLAPGADWLFEKHPTLLKMLKQPQATWTKQLGTLGSGNHFIEICIDENKDVWVMLHSGSRGIGNAIGRYFISLAKKDMGKHIHNLPDKDLAYFSQGSEHYADYVAAVNWAQEYARINREEMMGLVLRAIQPHLPGFIADRSAINCHHNYVNREMHFGKEVMVTRKGAISAKQGELGIIPGSMGAKSYIVSGKGDSDSFCSCSHGAGRVMSRTAARKQFRKTDLIEQTKGIECRKDKGVIDEIPAAYKNIDTVMANQSDLVEVVHTLRQVLCVKG from the coding sequence ATGCCTGTAAAAATTGAATTAAATAAAAATGCAAGCAATGGTCATCATCCGGTAAAAATTTACACTCGGGATGTTGAACAAGGTGCATTAACACAACTTAAAAACCTTGCACAACTACCCATCATCCATTCACACATTTCGGCTATGCCAGATGTACATATGGGCGTTGGTGCAACGGTGGGTTCAGTGATACCCACCCTATCAGCCATTATTCCCGCTGCGGTAGGTGTGGATATTGGTTGTGGTATGAGTGCCGTAAGAATCACAGTTAAATCGGCGCAGTTGCCAGACAACTTGTCACAAATGCGCAGCGCCATTGAGCGTGCAGTACCGGTGGGGTTACGTGCGCACAAACAAGTCAGTGTACGCATGAGCGCCTGTAAACGTTTGGCCCCAGGTGCAGATTGGCTTTTTGAAAAGCATCCAACGTTACTAAAGATGCTAAAACAACCGCAAGCCACATGGACAAAACAACTCGGCACTCTGGGCAGTGGCAACCACTTTATAGAAATCTGTATTGATGAAAATAAAGATGTGTGGGTTATGCTGCATTCGGGCAGTCGTGGAATCGGCAACGCCATTGGACGGTATTTTATTTCTCTGGCAAAAAAAGATATGGGCAAGCATATCCATAATTTACCGGATAAAGACTTAGCCTATTTTTCGCAGGGAAGTGAACACTATGCCGACTATGTAGCTGCAGTAAATTGGGCACAGGAATATGCCCGAATAAATCGAGAAGAAATGATGGGTTTGGTTCTAAGAGCCATTCAACCTCACCTTCCCGGTTTTATTGCGGACCGAAGCGCGATTAATTGTCATCACAATTATGTGAACAGAGAAATGCATTTTGGTAAAGAAGTCATGGTAACCCGCAAGGGCGCCATTAGTGCGAAACAAGGTGAGCTTGGCATTATTCCGGGCAGTATGGGAGCCAAATCCTATATTGTTTCTGGTAAAGGTGACTCGGATTCATTTTGCTCCTGCTCACATGGTGCAGGCAGAGTGATGAGCCGAACCGCCGCACGCAAACAGTTTCGCAAAACGGATTTAATTGAACAAACCAAAGGCATTGAATGCAGAAAAGACAAAGGAGTTATCGATGAAATTCCAGCTGCATATAAAAATATTGATACCGTAATGGCCAATCAATCTGATTTAGTCGAGGTGGTACATACCCTGCGCCAAGTACTGTGCGTAAAGGGGTAA
- a CDS encoding carbohydrate porin translates to MTRRLYQFVFIVIFLGVYDLSYSGEYECGLTIDLVENVDGGVEQGGKQLANLDLTYLVNTEEFGWSDKGQFFVYFLGNMGGDPTDIVGDAQGTSNIETNNTAKLYELWYQHQFSDSFAVTMGLHDYNSVFYVLDTAGAFINSSFGIGIEVAQVGPSIFSTTSLGAIAQFNTNHWYLLATLYDGIPGNPNNDDGTHIRFDSEDGVFSGVELGWSDNGKKLGVGSWYHNAIVENPVDNSRMDSNYGVYIIGETPLHQSYSGFFQAGFAQSSKNTVDQYLGLGLTKTGILAAEDTLGIGVATAFLSSDYRNQNRENEKYETAIELTYQVNATKWLTIHPDLQYIVNPGFDPGIDNAFVFTLRLEAIIPN, encoded by the coding sequence GTGACAAGAAGGTTGTATCAGTTCGTTTTCATCGTAATTTTTCTCGGTGTTTATGACCTTTCTTATTCTGGCGAATATGAATGCGGCCTGACTATTGATCTGGTTGAAAATGTCGATGGCGGTGTAGAACAAGGGGGCAAACAACTGGCTAACCTGGACCTTACGTACCTGGTAAATACCGAAGAATTTGGCTGGTCGGATAAAGGGCAATTTTTTGTTTACTTTCTGGGAAATATGGGTGGTGATCCAACTGACATTGTTGGGGACGCTCAGGGAACAAGCAATATCGAAACCAACAATACCGCTAAACTCTATGAGCTTTGGTACCAACACCAGTTTTCCGACTCGTTCGCCGTCACGATGGGCTTGCATGACTACAACTCTGTTTTTTATGTACTGGATACAGCCGGCGCCTTTATTAATTCTTCATTTGGCATAGGCATAGAAGTTGCGCAAGTTGGGCCATCCATTTTCTCCACAACCAGCCTTGGTGCAATAGCACAGTTCAATACAAATCATTGGTACCTTCTTGCCACCTTATACGATGGTATTCCCGGCAATCCGAATAACGATGACGGAACACACATCCGCTTCGATTCCGAAGATGGCGTTTTTTCAGGTGTCGAATTGGGTTGGTCCGATAACGGCAAAAAATTGGGTGTGGGTAGCTGGTACCATAATGCGATCGTCGAGAACCCGGTGGACAATAGCAGAATGGATAGCAACTACGGTGTGTACATTATTGGCGAAACGCCGCTACACCAAAGCTATTCGGGTTTCTTCCAAGCAGGCTTCGCGCAATCCAGTAAAAATACTGTTGACCAGTATCTGGGGTTAGGTTTAACCAAAACTGGAATACTCGCCGCAGAAGACACTTTAGGCATTGGTGTGGCTACTGCATTTCTGAGTAGTGATTATCGAAATCAAAACCGCGAAAACGAAAAATACGAAACCGCCATTGAGTTAACCTACCAAGTGAATGCAACCAAATGGCTGACGATTCACCCAGACCTACAATACATTGTGAACCCCGGATTTGACCCGGGCATTGATAATGCTTTTGTTTTTACCCTGCGGTTGGAGGCGATAATACCTAATTAA
- a CDS encoding carbohydrate-binding protein: MKKRRQLFNKKLKALLGSSVLSVCFIMSTPSHSSEQHTLVLGTPTEFLENIGLNQTTQDQIQRNTARSLDRTSRDQTQLSFTDTVGNTIPVVTKNLSIEGDGTLSINGLVQGAESSEFILQGNSEHLYGWVILRDQDKAYEYTTENGNLVVEEIAVTDVHPVCNISGHDHSFIEENTRSLLPEASGAAPHIGSYSGQHVGQLESRPGSQYVIWLDTTRIMSNGEPYDVSKEFIWTTWQIVAASFSMFDVNVTTSQDVYNRAAPSKRGGGAMYRQTGRSSCAFAFGTSTFCTLYKESTAYGQGLTASHEFGHLLHLRHDGGPPYGEYHSGFSEFQWAPIMGNYWPGTSWNQGLFQWSKGEYTSASNTEDDFRILSGFIPFKADDIPGTTPLIIGANGTVSATNNGGQIGRNTDSDSFSFSIGSSGGNVNLTIDRTEHMGGAMLDVHAYIKNSSGTVVAESNRSVNRSASFNQSLPAGNYTLEIKGGAEGTPSRGFSNYSSVGYYAIQGSISGGGSSSSSSSSSSSSSSSSSSSSSSSSSSSSSSSSSSGGQCNAPQYSAGTSYSTGQLVQNLGNQYRCDVSGWCSSSAGWAYEPGKGLYWDTAWTYEGVCSGSSSSSSSSSSSSSSSSSSSSSSSSSSSSSSSSSSSSSGGSTCTGVNVWNASAVYLTGDRVQHLGTEYEAKWWTQGANPADNSSAWAVWKVIGACN, encoded by the coding sequence ATGAAAAAAAGAAGGCAGTTATTTAATAAGAAATTGAAAGCACTATTAGGCAGTAGTGTACTTTCCGTGTGCTTTATCATGAGTACGCCGAGTCACTCATCTGAGCAGCACACATTGGTCTTAGGTACACCAACAGAATTCCTGGAAAATATTGGGCTTAACCAGACGACTCAGGATCAAATCCAGCGTAATACTGCGCGCAGTCTGGATAGAACCAGCAGGGATCAAACGCAACTCTCATTCACTGATACTGTGGGGAATACCATACCGGTCGTGACAAAAAATCTGTCCATTGAAGGCGATGGCACACTCTCTATCAATGGTTTGGTGCAAGGTGCCGAAAGTTCAGAATTTATATTGCAGGGCAACAGTGAGCATTTGTACGGATGGGTGATTCTCAGGGATCAGGATAAAGCTTACGAATACACAACGGAGAATGGCAATTTGGTTGTGGAAGAAATTGCCGTTACCGATGTTCACCCGGTGTGTAATATCAGTGGTCATGATCATTCTTTTATCGAAGAAAATACTCGTAGCCTATTACCTGAAGCGAGTGGTGCCGCGCCACATATTGGCAGCTATTCCGGGCAGCATGTCGGACAGTTGGAAAGCCGTCCAGGTTCGCAATATGTTATTTGGTTGGATACCACACGCATTATGAGCAATGGTGAGCCGTATGATGTGTCGAAAGAGTTTATCTGGACTACATGGCAAATTGTTGCGGCCAGTTTTTCCATGTTCGATGTTAACGTGACCACCAGCCAGGATGTGTATAACCGTGCAGCGCCCAGTAAACGTGGCGGTGGTGCGATGTACCGTCAAACCGGTCGTTCATCCTGTGCCTTTGCTTTCGGTACATCCACCTTTTGTACGCTTTATAAAGAAAGCACAGCTTACGGGCAGGGGTTAACTGCTTCTCATGAGTTTGGTCATTTGCTCCACTTACGCCATGATGGTGGGCCACCCTACGGTGAATATCACAGCGGTTTTTCGGAATTTCAATGGGCACCGATTATGGGTAACTATTGGCCGGGAACCAGTTGGAATCAGGGTTTATTTCAGTGGAGCAAAGGGGAATACACCAGCGCGTCTAACACTGAAGATGATTTCAGAATATTAAGTGGTTTCATTCCATTTAAAGCAGACGATATTCCTGGCACGACGCCATTAATTATTGGTGCAAATGGTACGGTAAGCGCAACAAATAATGGCGGACAAATTGGACGTAACACCGATTCCGACAGTTTTAGTTTTTCTATTGGTTCTTCTGGCGGTAACGTGAATTTAACCATTGATCGAACCGAACATATGGGCGGTGCGATGTTGGATGTACATGCCTATATTAAAAACAGTTCGGGCACCGTTGTGGCCGAATCAAATAGAAGCGTCAACCGTTCTGCATCCTTTAATCAGAGTTTACCTGCGGGCAATTACACGCTGGAAATTAAAGGGGGTGCCGAAGGGACGCCAAGTCGCGGTTTTTCTAACTACTCGTCAGTAGGTTATTACGCGATTCAAGGTTCGATAAGTGGTGGTGGTTCCTCGTCGAGTTCTTCTTCGAGTTCGTCATCCTCAAGTTCATCGAGCAGCTCAAGTTCCAGCAGTTCTTCAAGTAGTTCAAGCAGCTCTTCCAGTTCCAGTGGTGGTCAGTGTAATGCGCCACAATATTCTGCAGGAACGAGTTATAGTACTGGGCAGCTTGTGCAAAACCTTGGTAATCAATACCGTTGTGACGTTAGCGGCTGGTGTTCTTCCAGTGCTGGTTGGGCTTACGAGCCAGGAAAAGGTTTGTATTGGGATACGGCGTGGACATATGAGGGTGTGTGTAGTGGTTCGTCTTCCAGTAGTTCATCCAGTTCTTCAAGTTCCAGTTCGTCGAGTTCAAGCTCTTCGAGCAGTTCTTCGTCTTCTAGTTCATCCAGCAGTTCTTCGTCAAGTAGTTCTGGCGGAAGTACTTGCACAGGTGTGAATGTATGGAATGCAAGCGCGGTGTATTTGACGGGTGATCGAGTACAGCATTTAGGAACTGAGTACGAGGCTAAGTGGTGGACGCAAGGTGCCAACCCTGCGGATAATTCCAGTGCCTGGGCGGTTTGGAAGGTGATTGGTGCGTGTAATTAA
- a CDS encoding nuclear transport factor 2 family protein, with product MNRGPLFLFLLITLLTSCSKPNINQNQAFIQALTTHIEAIQTANFDQLASTLPTDEKLHWVKTDGERVQELNDFLDPHKEWFANYPIDMTYKIVHWEAGEKLGYAGVHMIYKSIDEKGVAHSDLVEVSYVLKKFDTDWKVVLDHATAVKKPVSDNS from the coding sequence ATGAACAGAGGTCCGCTATTTCTATTTCTTTTAATTACGTTGTTAACATCCTGCTCAAAGCCCAATATCAATCAAAATCAGGCATTTATTCAAGCGCTGACGACTCACATCGAAGCGATACAAACCGCCAATTTTGACCAACTGGCTTCTACGCTACCAACAGACGAAAAACTCCACTGGGTAAAAACAGATGGGGAACGCGTACAGGAACTGAATGATTTTCTCGACCCGCATAAAGAATGGTTTGCCAACTACCCTATTGATATGACGTATAAGATTGTGCACTGGGAGGCAGGAGAAAAGTTAGGTTACGCAGGTGTACACATGATCTACAAGAGCATAGATGAAAAAGGCGTTGCTCACTCTGACTTGGTTGAAGTGAGTTACGTTCTGAAAAAATTCGACACTGATTGGAAAGTAGTATTGGATCATGCTACGGCGGTTAAAAAGCCGGTTTCCGATAATTCTTAG
- a CDS encoding class I SAM-dependent methyltransferase, giving the protein MKPEDIGKAYDRITHLWESEGFNRENGVIQHERAIAFCDQRGMALDVGCGCTGRFIDLLLNNGFTPEGVDVSQEMLGLAKQKHPGITFYQQDICQWHLPQKYDFISAWDSIWHVPLAEQEAVIKKLLAALNPKGVLIFSFGGVDRESDHLDSTMGPEMYYATLGVSGFLNVIMAQGCVCRHLEYDQYPEMHTYLIAQKL; this is encoded by the coding sequence GTGAAACCGGAAGATATTGGTAAAGCTTACGACCGGATTACTCATCTGTGGGAGAGCGAAGGGTTTAACCGGGAAAATGGGGTCATTCAGCATGAGCGGGCCATCGCTTTTTGCGACCAGAGAGGTATGGCGTTGGATGTCGGGTGTGGTTGTACCGGGCGTTTTATCGATCTGTTATTGAACAACGGATTTACACCCGAAGGCGTCGATGTCTCTCAGGAAATGCTGGGCTTGGCCAAGCAAAAGCATCCTGGCATTACTTTTTATCAGCAGGATATCTGCCAATGGCACCTTCCCCAAAAATACGATTTTATTTCGGCCTGGGACAGCATCTGGCATGTTCCGCTTGCCGAGCAAGAAGCGGTGATAAAAAAACTTCTTGCGGCGTTGAATCCTAAGGGAGTGTTAATATTTTCTTTCGGTGGTGTTGATCGTGAGAGTGATCACCTCGATAGCACAATGGGGCCGGAGATGTATTACGCAACCTTAGGTGTGTCCGGCTTTCTTAATGTCATCATGGCGCAGGGGTGTGTTTGTCGACATCTGGAATACGACCAATATCCGGAAATGCATACGTATTTGATTGCGCAAAAACTATAA